A region of Paenibacillus sp. JNUCC-31 DNA encodes the following proteins:
- a CDS encoding glycoside hydrolase family 88 protein → MLVNTSTSVTWVEEAWRQGAAKIIRNAQRIKDTFPHTASQGTYDQNDPEWWTAGFWPGLLWLVYGESPKSEAVAPLYRYAESCERQLEGCLRDPESVDHDLGFIWLLSGVANYRQTGSADGRRRGMLAANLLAARFNVRGEFIRAWNFSSSTMDTRGVAIIDSMMNLPLLYWASEQSGDPRFRWLAEAHADTVAREFVRADGSICHVVEFDPLTGQKLREHGGQGHAPGSAWARGTAWALHGFALSFRYTGEARYLETAERAADFFLAMLGEEIVPVWDFRAPAEHQVAWDSSASAIAASGLLELAKLSPRGEEYAAAAERILRGLHENYSSGDTAAEEGLIMQGTVHYPEGRGLNVPIIYGDYFYMEALAKLRGRPGLF, encoded by the coding sequence ATGCTCGTGAATACATCAACATCGGTAACATGGGTTGAAGAAGCATGGCGGCAAGGAGCAGCCAAAATCATTCGCAATGCGCAGCGCATCAAGGATACATTTCCGCACACAGCTTCGCAGGGTACGTACGATCAGAATGATCCCGAATGGTGGACAGCAGGCTTCTGGCCAGGATTGTTATGGCTTGTCTATGGTGAGTCGCCAAAGAGCGAAGCTGTCGCTCCGTTATACCGTTATGCCGAAAGTTGTGAGCGGCAATTGGAGGGCTGTCTGCGTGATCCCGAATCGGTCGATCACGATCTCGGGTTCATCTGGCTGCTTAGCGGCGTAGCCAACTACCGCCAGACAGGCAGCGCGGATGGCCGGCGGCGAGGAATGCTCGCCGCGAATCTGCTTGCTGCCCGCTTCAACGTGCGCGGTGAATTCATCCGCGCCTGGAACTTCAGCTCGTCAACGATGGATACGCGCGGCGTAGCCATCATTGACAGCATGATGAATCTGCCGCTGCTCTACTGGGCATCCGAGCAGAGCGGCGACCCCCGCTTCCGCTGGCTGGCGGAAGCGCATGCGGACACCGTGGCGCGCGAATTCGTCCGCGCTGACGGGTCCATCTGCCACGTGGTGGAGTTCGATCCACTCACGGGGCAGAAGCTGCGGGAGCATGGCGGGCAAGGCCATGCTCCAGGTTCTGCCTGGGCGCGGGGTACCGCCTGGGCGTTGCACGGGTTTGCGCTGTCTTTCCGGTATACGGGCGAAGCCCGTTATCTGGAGACAGCGGAGCGGGCGGCCGATTTCTTCCTCGCCATGCTTGGCGAAGAGATCGTGCCGGTGTGGGATTTCCGCGCACCTGCAGAACATCAGGTGGCGTGGGACTCGTCCGCTTCGGCGATTGCCGCAAGCGGCCTGTTGGAGCTCGCGAAGCTGTCGCCGCGCGGTGAAGAATATGCAGCCGCGGCAGAGCGTATCCTCCGCGGGCTGCATGAGAACTACAGCTCCGGTGACACGGCAGCGGAGGAAGGTCTAATCATGCAGGGTACCGTCCACTATCCAGAGGGTCGTGGCTTAAATGTGCCGATTATCTACGGCGATTACTTCTATATGGAGGCCTTGGCGAAGCTGCGTGGCCGTCCAGGTTTATTTTAA
- a CDS encoding response regulator, with amino-acid sequence MIQLLVVDDHVVVRSGLIALLDGKNDIHIVGDAADGDEAIAKAQELKPDVVLMDFSMPPGKDGLTATAELKKLMPDVSILILTMHDDEEYLFRAIHAGASGYILKSAPHEELLAAIRSVAEGSAYLYPSATKRLMSEYLDKAKQENAGPYDTLSEREKEILSWIAKGYANKEIAEHLVISVKTVESHKSNLMEKLGLRTRPELVKFAMKKGLLNFE; translated from the coding sequence GTGATTCAATTATTAGTTGTCGACGACCATGTTGTCGTACGCTCCGGGCTGATCGCCCTGCTCGACGGAAAGAATGATATTCATATTGTTGGAGACGCGGCAGATGGAGATGAAGCTATTGCCAAGGCACAAGAATTGAAGCCCGATGTGGTCCTGATGGATTTCAGCATGCCGCCAGGCAAGGACGGATTGACAGCTACCGCTGAATTGAAGAAATTGATGCCGGATGTCTCCATTTTGATACTGACCATGCATGACGATGAAGAATATCTGTTCCGCGCTATCCATGCGGGAGCTTCCGGATATATTCTCAAGAGCGCGCCGCATGAAGAACTGCTCGCCGCTATTCGCTCCGTAGCAGAGGGAAGCGCCTATCTGTACCCAAGTGCGACCAAGCGGCTGATGAGTGAATATTTAGACAAAGCCAAGCAGGAGAACGCCGGACCCTATGACACGTTATCCGAGCGGGAGAAAGAGATATTGTCCTGGATCGCCAAAGGTTATGCCAACAAGGAAATTGCTGAACATCTGGTCATCAGTGTGAAAACGGTCGAATCTCACAAGAGCAATCTGATGGAGAAGCTCGGCCTGCGTACCCGACCGGAATTGGTGAAGTTTGCAATGAAAAAGGGGTTGTTAAACTTTGAGTAG
- a CDS encoding Crp/Fnr family transcriptional regulator, with the protein MSTVFTERTTQAAQQEQTEASKMTRETGGILSFVTAEQWGLIEAKMQPKRVKSGYSLFLEGDEAGYLYYIRSGRVKLTKSTEDGKEIILSIQQTGDLIGEFGGIGGLTHSYSAEMSGKGELGIISLSDLESVLSKHGDLALKFLQWMALAQRITQSRFRDLLLYGKAGALASTLIRASNSYGRVTPDGIVLDMKLNHTELSEMIGATRESVTRMLGAWKEQGTLDTMDGKLMIRDLAALRCMCGCPTFPSCPVELCRL; encoded by the coding sequence ATGAGTACGGTATTCACAGAAAGAACAACCCAGGCGGCACAACAAGAACAGACGGAGGCGAGCAAGATGACACGAGAAACAGGTGGAATCCTTTCGTTTGTTACAGCTGAACAGTGGGGGTTGATCGAGGCCAAGATGCAACCGAAACGGGTAAAGTCGGGGTACAGTCTCTTTCTGGAAGGTGATGAAGCCGGATATCTGTACTACATTCGCTCGGGAAGAGTGAAGCTGACCAAGTCAACCGAGGACGGCAAAGAAATCATTTTGTCGATTCAGCAAACCGGGGATCTGATCGGAGAGTTTGGCGGCATCGGCGGATTGACCCATAGCTATAGTGCCGAGATGTCAGGCAAAGGGGAGCTCGGGATCATCTCGCTCAGTGATTTGGAAAGCGTGCTGAGCAAACATGGTGATCTTGCCTTGAAATTCCTGCAATGGATGGCGCTTGCCCAGCGTATAACCCAGTCAAGGTTCCGTGACCTGCTGCTCTACGGCAAGGCAGGGGCGCTCGCATCGACGCTGATTCGCGCCAGCAACTCGTACGGCAGAGTGACACCGGATGGCATCGTGCTGGACATGAAGCTGAATCATACTGAGTTATCAGAGATGATTGGTGCAACGCGTGAGAGTGTGACGCGCATGTTGGGAGCCTGGAAAGAACAGGGGACGCTGGACACCATGGACGGGAAATTGATGATTAGGGACCTGGCAGCCTTGCGCTGTATGTGCGGATGTCCTACATTTCCAAGCTGCCCGGTAGAGCTGTGCCGATTGTAA
- a CDS encoding GAF domain-containing protein gives MHDELPSGIQKVIDSLRLNTSSDFCGLACLSGTMLRWKYTSGASNERVKRMEMRPGQDLVGTALRTGRTVLTDVQSTGEHIPGRCPLMLAERLVCAIAVPVFQDGSVPGAVLLVGSRLPCTFSPEKIRQAEQVAIQLESKVYG, from the coding sequence ATGCATGATGAACTGCCATCTGGCATTCAGAAGGTGATCGACAGCCTGCGCCTGAACACCTCAAGCGACTTTTGCGGACTGGCTTGTCTGTCCGGGACGATGCTGCGTTGGAAGTATACCTCCGGTGCCAGCAATGAACGGGTGAAACGCATGGAAATGCGTCCAGGACAAGATTTGGTAGGCACAGCGCTCCGAACCGGGCGAACCGTTTTGACTGATGTACAATCCACTGGAGAACACATACCTGGCAGATGCCCGCTAATGCTGGCAGAGCGGCTGGTTTGTGCCATAGCGGTCCCTGTGTTTCAGGATGGAAGCGTGCCTGGCGCCGTTCTGCTCGTTGGCAGCAGACTGCCTTGCACCTTCTCTCCGGAGAAAATCCGGCAGGCCGAGCAGGTTGCTATACAGTTGGAATCGAAAGTATATGGATAA
- a CDS encoding PAS domain-containing sensor histidine kinase has protein sequence MSSTRENRLSGFADQPVRQLLKDIDGHITDTEFRSRLKGSLHQLSDLKFALDESSIVALTDRKGKIQYVNDKFCEISQYNREELIGQDHRIINSGYHGKHFMKTLWETISSGRVWNGEIRNRAKDGSHYWVNTTIVPFLDNDGEPYQYLAVRSEVTKLKQVEGELQTMMTQVMNIQEEERRRISRELHDGIGQSLFSLVIQMDRLLADQPLPGVEALRKQVTGIMEDVRGMAWELRPSVLDDLGVVPAIRTYIENYTRHYGIEVELECNLRKRLDMNREIAMYRIIQEALTNVAKYADVSEALVTVEDSEETTVVKIEDHGAGFNSATAGNGVGLFSMEERARGAGGTLTISSEPGEGTVVTLCLPKAVH, from the coding sequence TTGAGTAGCACACGTGAAAACAGACTTAGCGGATTTGCTGATCAGCCTGTGCGTCAGTTACTGAAGGATATTGACGGTCACATTACGGATACAGAATTCCGCAGCAGGCTGAAAGGTTCTCTGCATCAGCTTAGTGACCTGAAGTTTGCCCTGGATGAGTCGTCCATTGTTGCCCTCACGGATCGTAAAGGAAAGATCCAGTACGTGAACGATAAATTTTGCGAAATCTCACAATATAATCGGGAAGAATTAATTGGTCAGGATCACCGGATCATTAATTCCGGTTATCACGGCAAACATTTTATGAAAACGCTGTGGGAAACCATCTCTTCCGGACGAGTCTGGAATGGAGAGATCCGTAATCGCGCCAAGGATGGCAGCCATTATTGGGTGAATACCACCATAGTACCCTTCCTCGATAATGATGGAGAGCCTTATCAATATTTGGCAGTACGGAGTGAGGTCACCAAGCTGAAACAGGTTGAAGGCGAGTTGCAGACGATGATGACCCAAGTGATGAATATTCAGGAAGAGGAACGGCGTCGCATTTCCCGCGAGCTGCATGACGGCATTGGGCAGAGCCTCTTCTCCCTCGTTATTCAGATGGATCGGCTGCTGGCGGACCAGCCTCTACCTGGTGTAGAGGCACTGCGGAAACAGGTGACGGGCATTATGGAGGATGTACGCGGCATGGCTTGGGAGCTCAGGCCGTCTGTACTGGATGATCTGGGCGTTGTTCCCGCCATTCGTACCTACATTGAGAACTACACCCGCCATTATGGAATTGAAGTGGAATTGGAATGCAACCTGCGAAAACGACTGGATATGAATCGGGAGATCGCCATGTACCGTATTATTCAGGAGGCGTTAACCAATGTGGCCAAGTATGCCGATGTGTCAGAAGCCCTTGTGACGGTGGAAGATTCGGAAGAGACCACCGTTGTGAAAATCGAGGACCACGGCGCAGGGTTCAACAGTGCGACGGCTGGTAACGGTGTCGGTCTATTCAGTATGGAGGAGCGAGCCCGCGGAGCCGGAGGTACTCTAACCATCTCTTCGGAGCCAGGGGAAGGAACTGTCGTTACCCTTTGCCTACCCAAAGCTGTTCATTAA
- a CDS encoding chromate transporter: MSWKDYNGLVIGMVRTGVLGYGGGPSVIPLIRYEAVTRYKWVSDEEFGEILAIANALPGPIATKMAAYLGYKTKGVLGAILSVLAHILPTSIAIIALLGSMYALRESKVVAGMVAAVRPVIFVMLGMMAYEFAKKAWKGLGSAFAALFGVLAFVLLQLLDIHPGIVIAVFLGYGVFHLDMVQRFKSRGNSDKGVS, from the coding sequence ATGAGTTGGAAAGACTACAACGGTCTCGTCATTGGAATGGTACGAACCGGAGTTTTGGGATATGGGGGCGGCCCTTCGGTTATTCCACTGATCCGTTACGAAGCCGTTACCCGTTATAAGTGGGTCAGCGATGAGGAGTTTGGTGAGATTTTGGCCATTGCCAATGCCCTGCCTGGTCCCATCGCGACCAAGATGGCTGCGTATCTCGGGTATAAAACCAAGGGCGTGCTGGGCGCTATTTTGTCTGTACTGGCCCACATTTTGCCAACGAGCATTGCCATCATTGCGCTCCTTGGTTCCATGTACGCACTGCGCGAATCTAAAGTTGTAGCAGGCATGGTCGCAGCCGTACGCCCGGTCATTTTCGTCATGCTCGGCATGATGGCTTACGAATTCGCCAAGAAAGCATGGAAGGGACTCGGCTCGGCCTTCGCCGCCCTGTTCGGTGTCCTTGCGTTTGTGCTATTGCAGCTGCTGGACATTCACCCCGGTATTGTGATTGCCGTCTTCCTCGGATATGGCGTCTTTCATCTGGATATGGTCCAGCGTTTTAAATCCAGGGGCAATTCCGACAAGGGGGTGTCCTAA
- a CDS encoding DUF6359 domain-containing protein translates to MATALLGPGSLSPVQAAAPLTVSQAIAAQSGGGTATVEGYIVGHATGSLTAKFTSPYANDFNVLIADSATEKTNAKLLDIQIPASYRSQYGLASNPNLVGQKIIVTGTLGAYNSYAGVKNPTSIALSSGTTNPDPDPGTTLPDGTGKKVLFDNTHAQTAGAADWIIDGAFSDFANGLRNAGFTVDQLERSIPYTFGEQAITFNKLKDYDVFVIGEANVPFKATEQAALLQYVQNGGSVFFISDHYNADRNKNRWDSSEVFNGYRRGAFLNPAKGMSSAEAESPAMQSVTSSDWLASNFGIRFRYNALGDVNATDIVAPSQSFGITTGVSAVAMHAGSTLAIIDPNKAKGLVYVPSGVSKWGNAVDQGVYNGGGRAEGAYAAIAKVGAGKAAFIGDSSPVEDATPKYLREETGASKTTYDGFKEVNDGVFLVNTVKWLAVKESYTSLAQVSGLTLDTPTSLLATEAPASSTEPKTEPWAVPAAGYKWYDPTTFKPGSYGKAQ, encoded by the coding sequence ATGGCAACGGCATTGCTGGGGCCTGGTTCACTAAGTCCGGTACAGGCGGCTGCACCACTTACGGTATCGCAGGCCATTGCTGCCCAGAGTGGTGGCGGAACGGCAACGGTAGAAGGATATATTGTTGGACATGCTACCGGTTCGCTTACAGCCAAGTTTACATCTCCTTATGCCAATGACTTCAACGTCCTGATTGCAGATTCTGCGACAGAGAAGACCAACGCGAAACTGCTGGATATTCAGATCCCTGCGTCGTACCGTTCACAATACGGACTGGCTTCCAATCCGAATCTCGTGGGGCAGAAGATTATCGTAACCGGAACGCTTGGTGCATACAACAGTTATGCCGGGGTTAAGAATCCTACCTCAATTGCACTCTCCTCTGGAACAACCAATCCTGATCCTGATCCAGGCACGACGCTGCCGGATGGTACAGGGAAGAAAGTATTGTTCGACAACACGCACGCTCAGACAGCAGGGGCTGCGGACTGGATCATTGATGGGGCATTTTCGGACTTTGCCAATGGTCTGCGAAACGCAGGCTTTACCGTGGATCAGCTGGAACGCAGCATCCCGTATACCTTCGGTGAGCAAGCGATCACCTTTAATAAATTGAAAGATTATGATGTCTTCGTTATTGGCGAAGCCAACGTACCTTTCAAAGCGACAGAGCAGGCTGCGCTGCTGCAATATGTACAGAATGGCGGCAGTGTCTTCTTCATCTCCGACCACTATAACGCAGACCGGAACAAAAACCGCTGGGATTCCTCCGAGGTGTTCAACGGCTATCGTCGTGGTGCATTCCTGAATCCAGCCAAAGGCATGTCGTCGGCAGAAGCCGAATCTCCAGCCATGCAAAGCGTAACCAGTTCCGACTGGCTGGCATCCAATTTCGGCATTCGATTCCGCTATAATGCACTCGGTGACGTGAATGCAACGGATATCGTTGCACCTTCGCAGTCGTTTGGCATTACAACGGGTGTGAGCGCTGTAGCCATGCACGCAGGCTCCACGCTTGCCATTATTGATCCGAACAAAGCCAAAGGTCTGGTGTACGTGCCTAGCGGGGTATCCAAATGGGGCAACGCGGTCGATCAGGGCGTATACAATGGCGGCGGACGGGCTGAAGGTGCCTACGCAGCGATCGCCAAGGTAGGAGCAGGTAAAGCGGCATTTATTGGTGATTCCTCACCTGTAGAGGATGCCACTCCGAAATATCTCCGCGAAGAGACAGGCGCTTCCAAAACAACGTATGATGGATTTAAAGAAGTGAACGATGGTGTATTTCTTGTGAATACCGTGAAGTGGCTGGCTGTGAAGGAGAGCTACACCAGTCTGGCGCAGGTGTCTGGACTGACATTGGATACGCCGACCAGTCTGCTTGCTACGGAAGCTCCTGCTTCTTCCACTGAGCCAAAAACCGAGCCATGGGCTGTGCCGGCAGCAGGATACAAATGGTATGATCCTACAACGTTCAAGCCAGGTTCGTATGGCAAAGCACAATGA
- a CDS encoding Ig-like domain-containing protein: MTKYMVMMLVLVLSISNVGLAAAADKELSKIVVSKNELSLEVGDSSSVTVTGVYTDNTSANVTISSSWSSSDTSIATVYNGAITAKKEGTATITISYLTQSQTVQVNVTKKVKALSKNVQSLDLRTGDSKDIILTATYSDNTTNAEASKVAEWSSDDEKVATVVNGKVTGQSAGTAVITGKVGSQSVTVDVNVEVVKRVDVDKKTVNLLLNKSESVKLTATYPDGTTKDVTDLAEWTSSNEKVADVLKGEITGYSAGSAKITAKYGTKSVSVDVDVDLTSKLSVEKQSIFFRLSESSKTANVVLTASYPNSADVNVTDQATWTSSNEKVATVFKGQVTAIGAGSTTIKAAYSGKTVEIVVDVDTARYLDIAGIDDKLAMSVTGDNKTKKLVTNAEYIDGSKEDVTSKATWTSSNADVVYVSGGELIAYKSGTATITAAYGGKTVKFTVNVDVPDKYEMDKKKASVAVKGTLSVKVLAVYGDTSKDVSEDAAWSSSSEKIAEVDSKGVVTGIATGKVTITAKIEGKTLTLPVEVGMASGLEADVNFVVLSSKETQQIVLTATDEDGLSQDVSSEATWKSSNSRVADVKKGIITAVGSGKANITAEYGSKKVIIQVEVDVISRIEASEPVLSLKSGDTADLTVTAYLSDGSERDVTDKAEWKTNSYKVAQVTKGKVKATGSGKAKITAKYGSKSVTITVDVDMLKYLQTDKVTLTMKPGDKVTVVATATYVDGSEENVSKPALWKSSRIATASVKDGIIQANGKGKATITVTYAGVKTKVTVVVEAK, translated from the coding sequence TTGACCAAGTACATGGTGATGATGCTGGTATTGGTGCTGAGTATTTCCAACGTAGGCTTGGCCGCTGCGGCAGATAAAGAACTGTCCAAAATTGTAGTTTCCAAAAATGAGTTGTCGCTCGAAGTGGGTGATTCCAGTTCGGTCACGGTGACAGGAGTATATACCGATAATACATCGGCAAACGTGACAATCAGTTCATCCTGGAGTAGCAGTGATACTTCGATAGCGACTGTATATAATGGTGCCATTACTGCCAAAAAGGAAGGGACGGCAACCATTACAATTTCGTATCTGACTCAGAGTCAGACGGTTCAGGTGAATGTAACCAAAAAGGTCAAAGCCCTGTCCAAAAACGTGCAGTCGCTGGACTTGCGTACAGGGGATAGCAAAGACATTATTTTGACGGCAACCTACAGTGATAACACGACGAATGCCGAAGCCTCCAAAGTTGCCGAGTGGTCATCCGATGACGAGAAAGTGGCAACGGTTGTGAATGGTAAAGTGACGGGACAGAGTGCCGGTACGGCCGTTATTACAGGTAAAGTAGGCAGCCAAAGTGTGACTGTGGATGTGAACGTTGAGGTTGTTAAACGTGTGGATGTAGACAAGAAAACAGTCAATCTGTTATTGAACAAAAGCGAAAGTGTGAAATTGACAGCCACCTATCCAGATGGCACAACCAAAGATGTAACGGACCTGGCGGAGTGGACGTCAAGTAACGAAAAAGTAGCAGATGTGTTAAAAGGTGAGATCACAGGATACTCGGCAGGTTCTGCCAAGATCACAGCCAAATATGGAACGAAGTCCGTATCCGTAGATGTGGATGTCGATCTGACAAGCAAACTGAGTGTGGAGAAACAGAGCATTTTCTTCCGTCTAAGCGAGTCCAGCAAAACAGCAAATGTCGTGTTAACTGCCTCTTACCCGAACAGCGCTGATGTGAATGTAACGGATCAAGCGACATGGACATCCAGCAATGAGAAGGTAGCGACAGTATTCAAGGGACAAGTTACAGCGATTGGCGCGGGTTCTACAACAATCAAGGCAGCGTATAGCGGTAAAACAGTGGAAATCGTTGTCGATGTGGATACGGCAAGATACCTGGATATTGCGGGTATCGATGATAAACTGGCCATGAGTGTTACGGGTGATAACAAAACCAAGAAACTGGTAACTAATGCTGAATATATTGACGGAAGCAAAGAAGACGTAACCTCCAAAGCAACATGGACGTCCAGCAATGCGGATGTTGTATATGTATCTGGCGGTGAACTGATTGCATATAAATCGGGAACAGCTACGATCACGGCGGCATACGGCGGCAAAACCGTCAAATTTACAGTGAATGTGGACGTACCGGACAAGTATGAAATGGACAAGAAAAAAGCTTCGGTAGCTGTTAAGGGTACTTTGTCTGTAAAAGTGCTGGCTGTCTACGGTGATACGTCCAAAGATGTATCCGAAGATGCAGCGTGGAGCAGCAGCAGTGAGAAAATCGCTGAAGTGGACAGCAAGGGTGTTGTAACGGGTATTGCAACAGGTAAAGTTACCATTACAGCGAAAATCGAAGGCAAAACATTAACTCTGCCTGTTGAAGTAGGCATGGCTAGTGGGCTTGAGGCGGACGTAAACTTTGTGGTGTTGTCCTCCAAGGAAACACAGCAAATTGTACTTACAGCAACGGATGAAGATGGTTTGTCCCAGGATGTATCCTCCGAAGCAACATGGAAATCAAGCAATTCACGTGTAGCAGATGTGAAAAAAGGGATTATTACTGCGGTAGGCAGCGGTAAAGCCAACATTACGGCTGAATATGGTTCCAAGAAAGTGATCATTCAGGTTGAAGTGGATGTCATTTCACGTATTGAAGCATCCGAGCCGGTGCTTTCCCTGAAATCAGGGGATACCGCTGATCTTACGGTTACTGCGTATCTGAGCGATGGCAGTGAGCGTGATGTCACGGATAAAGCGGAATGGAAAACCAACAGTTACAAAGTAGCTCAGGTAACCAAAGGCAAAGTGAAAGCTACAGGTTCAGGCAAAGCGAAAATAACAGCCAAGTATGGCAGCAAGTCTGTAACCATTACTGTAGATGTAGATATGCTGAAATATTTGCAAACCGATAAAGTAACCCTCACCATGAAGCCTGGGGACAAAGTAACGGTCGTTGCCACGGCAACATATGTGGATGGCAGTGAAGAGAACGTATCCAAACCGGCGCTATGGAAATCTTCCCGTATTGCGACAGCATCGGTGAAGGATGGTATTATCCAGGCCAACGGTAAAGGAAAAGCGACGATTACCGTGACTTATGCAGGTGTGAAAACCAAAGTAACTGTAGTTGTTGAAGCGAAGTAA
- a CDS encoding Lrp/AsnC family transcriptional regulator, which produces MSEKRSSKGGEIPQMYNLDEMDRKIIAALHQNSRISYTDLGTQIGLSRVAVQARINALSEKGIIERFTVVINPGKVGLQVSAFFNVDVEPLFLDEVAAKLDEEPAVTSLYHMTGPSTLHMHGIFADMEEMEQFLLEKLYKMPGIVKVESQLLLKRYKSRMGMRL; this is translated from the coding sequence ATGTCAGAGAAACGCTCCTCCAAGGGTGGAGAAATTCCGCAAATGTACAATCTGGACGAGATGGATCGCAAAATCATTGCCGCGCTTCATCAGAATAGCCGGATATCCTATACCGATCTGGGTACACAGATTGGTTTGTCACGTGTGGCCGTTCAGGCCCGCATTAATGCTTTATCCGAAAAGGGAATCATTGAACGCTTCACGGTGGTCATCAATCCGGGCAAGGTCGGACTTCAGGTCTCTGCCTTTTTTAATGTCGATGTAGAACCGCTATTTCTGGATGAAGTGGCCGCTAAACTGGACGAAGAGCCAGCAGTGACCAGCCTCTATCATATGACAGGCCCCAGCACCCTGCACATGCATGGTATTTTTGCAGATATGGAAGAGATGGAGCAGTTCCTGCTGGAGAAGCTCTACAAGATGCCAGGCATTGTCAAGGTAGAGTCACAGCTGTTGTTAAAACGATATAAAAGCCGAATGGGCATGAGACTCTAG
- a CDS encoding chromate transporter, producing MLQTWWDLFWGFFVANILGYGGGPASIPLMQEEVVNHYKWMTTEQFGDVLAIGNALPGPIATKIAAFVGYQVAGWFGAFIASFATIVPSAAALILLLRLLNKHRTSSKVKGMTLLVQPVIAVLMILLTWEFGQVSTDSIGIWQTLIIAGISLWVMTKTKLHPAILIVIAFAYGALVLSHTM from the coding sequence ATGCTTCAAACCTGGTGGGATTTGTTTTGGGGATTTTTTGTAGCCAACATCCTGGGATATGGGGGCGGCCCTGCCTCCATCCCGTTAATGCAGGAAGAAGTGGTCAACCACTACAAGTGGATGACCACCGAACAATTTGGTGATGTACTCGCCATCGGCAATGCACTTCCCGGTCCGATCGCGACCAAAATTGCGGCATTTGTTGGCTATCAGGTAGCTGGCTGGTTTGGCGCATTCATTGCCAGTTTTGCCACGATTGTGCCCTCAGCCGCTGCACTGATCCTCCTGCTCCGTTTGCTGAACAAGCACCGTACTTCATCAAAGGTGAAGGGCATGACCTTGCTCGTACAGCCAGTAATCGCTGTACTCATGATTCTGCTTACCTGGGAGTTCGGTCAGGTATCCACTGATTCCATCGGTATTTGGCAGACACTGATCATCGCCGGCATCTCGCTCTGGGTCATGACCAAAACCAAACTGCATCCAGCCATTCTCATTGTCATTGCTTTTGCATACGGTGCGCTGGTTCTGTCTCACACGATGTAA
- a CDS encoding GNAT family N-acetyltransferase, giving the protein MQMETERLIIRDIRETDQERIHTYTSMTEVTQHTAWGPNTEEDTRAYVEYVLNLQQTQPREGFELAICLEKEGLLIGGVGLHMENTNAEIGYVLHPIYQGKGYAAEAARAMLGFGFKTLGVHRIYAKCRPNNKASEKVMQKIGMQREGLMREHWFYKGKYHDSCLYSILAKEYAGE; this is encoded by the coding sequence ATGCAAATGGAGACAGAACGACTCATCATCCGGGATATTCGGGAGACAGACCAGGAACGTATACATACCTACACATCCATGACAGAGGTTACGCAGCATACCGCATGGGGACCGAATACGGAAGAAGATACGCGGGCTTATGTGGAATATGTACTGAATTTACAGCAAACCCAACCACGAGAGGGCTTTGAACTGGCGATATGCTTGGAAAAGGAGGGCCTCCTGATCGGCGGTGTTGGCCTCCATATGGAGAATACGAACGCAGAGATCGGTTATGTTCTTCATCCAATTTACCAGGGAAAAGGATATGCTGCCGAAGCAGCCCGGGCAATGCTTGGTTTTGGATTTAAAACACTCGGCGTGCATCGTATTTATGCGAAATGCCGCCCGAACAACAAGGCTTCCGAGAAGGTGATGCAGAAGATTGGCATGCAGCGTGAAGGTCTGATGCGAGAACATTGGTTTTACAAAGGGAAATATCATGATTCGTGTCTATATTCCATTCTTGCAAAGGAATATGCAGGTGAGTGA